One genomic segment of Candidatus Zixiibacteriota bacterium includes these proteins:
- a CDS encoding acetolactate synthase large subunit, translating to MKASDLFVKALENEGVKYIFGLPGEENLDLLESIRKSSIRLVVTRHEQAAGFMAATYGRLTGTPGVCLSTLGPGATNLVTAAAYAQLGAMPMVMITGQKPILKSKQGRFQIIDIVDMMHPLTKFTKQIVHGNTIPAIVREAFRLATIERPGAVHLELPEDIATEETDAAVIPSVRIRRPDCSEQSIGEAVEMIERSERPLLLIGAGANRKAGMEAIGRFIDKTGIPFFNTQMGKGVVDERHPLFLGTAALSDNDYIHCSIARADLIINVGHDVVEKPPFFMKPGGTKVIHINFRSAEFDEVYFPQLICPGDIGSTMRRLTERVTKQKHWDFAYYLRVKNRLDEHILEYADDESFPIKPQTIVKDVREVMPDDGIIALDNGMYKIWFARNYKAYRPKSIILDNALASMGAGLPSAMTACLLYPERRVMAVVGDGGFLMNSQEIETAIRLKLNLVILILTDSSYGMIKWKQIGMGFRDYGLDFSNPNFIKYADAYGVRGHVVQSADQLKPLLERCHAEGGIHLVDCPVDYTENNRVLNEELAAKTCLL from the coding sequence ATGAAAGCATCGGACCTGTTTGTCAAAGCCCTCGAAAACGAAGGCGTCAAATACATCTTCGGTCTTCCCGGCGAAGAAAACCTCGACCTGCTCGAATCGATCCGGAAATCATCGATCCGGCTGGTGGTCACCCGTCACGAGCAGGCGGCCGGGTTTATGGCGGCGACCTACGGGCGGCTGACGGGCACGCCGGGGGTGTGTCTGTCGACGCTCGGCCCCGGGGCGACCAACCTGGTGACGGCAGCGGCGTACGCGCAGCTGGGCGCCATGCCGATGGTGATGATTACCGGTCAGAAACCGATTCTCAAGAGCAAACAGGGGCGCTTCCAAATAATCGATATCGTCGACATGATGCACCCGCTCACCAAATTCACGAAACAGATAGTCCACGGCAACACCATACCGGCGATCGTGCGCGAAGCGTTCCGACTGGCGACGATCGAGCGGCCGGGCGCGGTGCACCTCGAGCTGCCCGAGGATATTGCGACGGAAGAAACCGATGCCGCGGTGATTCCCTCGGTGCGGATACGCCGTCCGGACTGCAGCGAGCAGTCGATCGGCGAAGCGGTCGAGATGATCGAGCGGTCGGAGCGGCCGCTGCTGTTGATCGGCGCGGGAGCCAATCGCAAGGCGGGGATGGAAGCGATCGGGCGGTTTATCGACAAGACCGGCATTCCGTTCTTCAATACGCAGATGGGCAAGGGCGTGGTTGACGAGCGCCATCCGCTGTTTCTCGGTACGGCGGCGCTTTCCGACAACGACTACATTCATTGCTCGATCGCCCGGGCGGACCTGATTATCAATGTCGGTCACGACGTGGTCGAGAAGCCGCCGTTCTTCATGAAACCCGGCGGAACGAAAGTTATCCATATCAATTTCCGCTCCGCGGAGTTCGACGAGGTTTATTTCCCGCAGTTGATCTGCCCCGGTGATATCGGCAGCACCATGCGCCGCCTGACCGAGCGTGTGACAAAACAGAAGCACTGGGATTTCGCATACTACCTTCGCGTCAAAAACCGACTCGACGAACATATACTTGAATATGCGGACGACGAGAGCTTTCCCATCAAGCCGCAGACCATCGTTAAAGACGTCCGCGAGGTGATGCCGGATGACGGCATCATCGCGCTGGATAACGGGATGTACAAAATCTGGTTCGCCCGGAACTACAAGGCCTACCGTCCCAAGTCAATCATTCTCGACAACGCGCTGGCGTCGATGGGCGCCGGGCTGCCGTCGGCCATGACCGCCTGCCTGCTGTATCCCGAGCGGCGGGTGATGGCTGTAGTCGGCGACGGCGGATTTCTGATGAACAGTCAGGAAATCGAGACGGCGATACGGCTGAAGCTCAATCTTGTCATTCTCATTCTCACCGACAGCTCGTACGGCATGATCAAGTGGAAGCAGATCGGCATGGGGTTCCGCGACTACGGACTTGATTTCTCCAACCCCAATTTTATCAAGTATGCCGATGCGTACGGTGTGCGTGGACACGTGGTGCAATCGGCGGACCAACTCAAGCCGCTTCTGGAACGGTGTCATGCGGAAGGCGGTATTCACCTCGTCGACTGCCCGGTTGACTATACCGAAAACAATCGCGTCTTGAACGAGGAACTTGCGGCCAAGACCTGCCTGTTGTGA
- a CDS encoding HAMP domain-containing sensor histidine kinase — protein MPTTSTITDLDIKRYLDTCNRLLTESTRTEDDRRMLALAERILANQLIGLHIYADDPDRACGKVTLRFADGRFVRAEGRFEQADVVWKISCDKILGVAGNPDDYLDHPEKQDWSCLISRLGLHPVPPAVLAGPEQAACATDSSAMCVTEIQQKYRELVAAIQHLQEGQSELVTSTKMSCLADFVSAVAHELNTPLGVINSSADSLRRAVDKLNAILETDEAGGVADSHSQRSRLLKIVQDNTAVTVEASARIADLVRRLKRFAHHDEAEYQPVDIVEGVEAALGLIEHKLNSGIVVHREFNAVPMIKGYPNKLNEMFLSILRNAVRAIGSTGRGGDIRITTASDEHTVYVTIADNGPGIPSEKRAHLFDFAFTKHRDRIGVQTGLASSFNIVRLHGGDIRVDSEEGKGTTVTITLPVG, from the coding sequence ATGCCGACAACATCGACCATCACCGATCTGGACATAAAGCGCTATCTGGATACCTGCAACCGTCTGCTGACGGAGTCGACCCGAACGGAGGACGACCGCCGAATGCTGGCACTTGCCGAACGGATTCTGGCCAACCAGCTTATCGGGCTGCATATCTACGCCGATGATCCCGACCGCGCCTGTGGCAAGGTCACGCTTCGGTTTGCCGACGGTCGGTTTGTGCGGGCCGAAGGTCGGTTCGAGCAGGCCGATGTGGTTTGGAAAATCAGTTGTGACAAGATCCTCGGGGTTGCAGGCAATCCCGATGACTACCTGGATCATCCGGAGAAACAGGACTGGTCCTGCCTGATCAGCCGCCTCGGTCTGCACCCGGTGCCTCCGGCGGTGCTTGCCGGACCGGAGCAGGCAGCATGTGCGACCGACTCTTCGGCGATGTGTGTCACCGAAATTCAGCAGAAATACCGCGAACTGGTGGCGGCGATTCAGCACTTGCAGGAAGGTCAGTCGGAGCTGGTGACCTCGACCAAGATGTCCTGTCTCGCGGATTTTGTCTCCGCGGTCGCACATGAGTTAAATACGCCGCTGGGCGTGATCAACTCCTCCGCCGATTCACTCCGACGGGCCGTCGACAAGCTGAATGCCATTCTGGAGACCGACGAGGCGGGCGGTGTTGCGGACTCGCACTCGCAACGCTCGCGGTTGTTGAAGATTGTCCAGGACAACACCGCCGTGACAGTCGAAGCGAGCGCGCGGATCGCCGATCTGGTCCGCCGCCTCAAGCGCTTCGCCCATCACGACGAGGCTGAGTACCAGCCCGTGGATATAGTGGAAGGAGTCGAGGCCGCGCTCGGGCTGATAGAGCACAAGCTCAACAGCGGTATTGTCGTGCACCGGGAATTCAACGCCGTACCGATGATCAAAGGATATCCGAACAAGTTAAACGAGATGTTTCTGAGTATTCTTCGGAACGCTGTTCGCGCGATTGGATCGACCGGGCGCGGGGGCGATATCCGAATTACGACCGCATCGGATGAACACACGGTCTATGTAACGATTGCCGACAACGGTCCGGGCATTCCATCCGAAAAGCGCGCGCATTTATTCGATTTTGCATTCACGAAACATCGCGACCGTATCGGCGTGCAGACGGGTCTGGCGAGCAGTTTTAATATCGTCAGGCTTCACGGCGGGGATATACGCGTTGACAGCGAGGAAGGCAAGGGCACGACCGTGACAATCACGCTGCCCGTGGGGTGA